One Paenibacillus riograndensis SBR5 DNA segment encodes these proteins:
- the uxaC gene encoding glucuronate isomerase produces the protein MKAFIHEDFLLQTEEARVLYHEYAEALPIIDYHCHLDPQAIAENKRFGSITEVWLGGDHYKWRALRTFGVEEKYITGNASDEEKFAKWSEVLPYTLGNPLYHWSALELKTYFGVEEQLSPQNWRQIYDHCNTLIAQDGFTAQGLITRSNVKWICTTDDPADDLRYHGQIAGQPGFQTGVTPTFRPDKAMQIEAESFPDYVRSLEQAAGYAITSYALMERALLERIEYFDKHGCKVSDHGFSHLPFAEAAPSVLEDIFSRRLSGGTLSRLESDQYQTALLLAMGRKYAAHGWAMQLHIGAIRNPNSRMFRELGPDTGFDTIGDNSYANSLYKLLDGLERTGELPRTILYNLNAVQNDVLAAMAGSFQGGGIKGKIQFGSGWWYNDQKDGMIKQLTSLSNLGLLSCFVGMLTDSRSFLSYTRHEYFRRILCNLIGGWVASGDAPGDLAFLGSIVQDICYHNAERYFEFPLSRG, from the coding sequence ATGAAGGCTTTTATTCATGAGGATTTTCTACTGCAGACGGAAGAAGCGCGGGTACTTTACCATGAGTATGCCGAAGCTTTGCCCATTATCGATTATCATTGCCATCTTGACCCGCAAGCGATCGCCGAGAATAAGCGCTTTGGCAGCATCACCGAGGTGTGGCTGGGCGGGGACCACTATAAATGGCGGGCGCTGAGAACGTTCGGCGTCGAAGAGAAATATATTACCGGCAATGCATCGGATGAAGAAAAGTTCGCCAAGTGGAGCGAGGTGCTGCCCTATACGCTTGGCAACCCGCTGTACCATTGGTCCGCGCTGGAGCTGAAAACCTATTTTGGCGTAGAGGAGCAGCTCAGCCCGCAGAATTGGCGGCAGATTTATGACCACTGCAATACGCTGATTGCCCAGGACGGCTTCACAGCGCAAGGGCTGATTACCCGGTCCAATGTGAAATGGATCTGTACCACGGATGATCCCGCCGATGATCTCCGCTACCATGGACAAATCGCCGGGCAGCCGGGGTTCCAAACCGGAGTTACTCCAACGTTCAGACCGGATAAAGCAATGCAGATTGAAGCGGAGTCTTTCCCGGATTATGTCCGTAGTCTGGAACAAGCTGCCGGTTATGCCATCACGTCCTATGCGCTGATGGAACGCGCGCTGCTGGAGCGGATTGAATATTTTGACAAGCACGGCTGCAAAGTCTCCGACCACGGGTTCTCGCATCTTCCCTTTGCGGAGGCAGCGCCTTCTGTGCTGGAAGACATTTTCAGCAGACGCCTGAGCGGGGGAACCTTGAGCCGTCTGGAATCCGACCAGTACCAGACAGCGTTGCTTCTGGCCATGGGGCGCAAATATGCCGCCCACGGCTGGGCCATGCAGCTTCATATCGGAGCAATCCGCAATCCGAATTCACGGATGTTCCGCGAGCTGGGTCCGGATACCGGCTTTGATACCATCGGGGATAACAGCTATGCGAACAGCTTATACAAGCTGCTCGACGGGCTGGAGCGGACCGGCGAGCTTCCGAGAACGATCCTGTATAATCTGAATGCGGTGCAGAATGATGTGCTGGCTGCGATGGCGGGTTCTTTTCAGGGCGGCGGCATCAAGGGCAAAATCCAGTTCGGCTCCGGCTGGTGGTACAACGACCAGAAGGACGGGATGATCAAGCAATTGACATCTTTGTCGAATCTGGGCCTGCTCAGCTGTTTTGTAGGGATGCTCACAGATTCGCGGTCCTTCCTGTCTTATACCCGGCATGAATATTTCCGGCGGATTCTATGCAATCTGATCGGCGGCTGGGTTGCCAGCGGCGATGCGCCGGGGGATCTGGCTTTTCTGGGAAGCATCGTTCAGGACATTTGCTATCATAATGCTGAGCGGTATTTTGAGTTTCCTCTATCGCGGGGATGA